One window of the Nitrospiraceae bacterium genome contains the following:
- a CDS encoding efflux RND transporter periplasmic adaptor subunit — MPITNMVTIAPERLQTIGVRFEEATRHPLARTIRTVGRVEIDERRLARVNIKFEGWIEDLRVSAIGDHVKQHQILFTIYSPDLVATQEEYLLALQGIRDLGESEFQEVARGAKNLLEATRRRFQFWDITEDHIHDLERTGTVLRTLPIHSPITGTVLKMEARAGTHVTPGTELYLIANLSQIWIMADIFEYELSLIHVGQQAKVTLSYDPETQLTGTVGFIYPTLDPQTRTAKVRFEVKNPQETLKPGMYANVNLTVPLGTQLAIPRDAVLKTGERQIVFIHHGGGTLEWRNVTLGVQTDDWVEVLEGVKEGDHIVTSANFLIDSESQLKSAVRGMVGMKH, encoded by the coding sequence ATGCCCATAACCAATATGGTCACCATTGCCCCGGAGCGACTGCAAACCATCGGCGTGCGGTTTGAGGAGGCAACCCGTCATCCTCTGGCTAGAACCATTCGTACCGTGGGACGGGTTGAAATCGACGAACGCCGCTTGGCCCGGGTGAATATCAAATTCGAGGGATGGATTGAGGATTTGCGAGTCAGCGCCATCGGGGATCATGTCAAACAGCACCAGATCCTTTTCACAATTTATAGTCCAGACCTTGTCGCGACGCAAGAGGAATACTTGTTGGCCCTTCAAGGGATTCGAGACCTGGGCGAAAGCGAATTTCAGGAAGTTGCCCGAGGGGCGAAGAATCTGCTCGAGGCTACACGCCGACGATTTCAATTCTGGGACATTACGGAAGATCACATTCACGATCTTGAACGAACCGGGACAGTGTTGCGAACATTGCCCATTCACTCCCCTATCACAGGAACCGTCCTCAAGATGGAGGCCCGCGCCGGCACACATGTGACCCCCGGCACCGAACTCTACTTGATTGCCAATTTGTCGCAAATCTGGATCATGGCGGATATTTTCGAATATGAATTATCCCTGATTCATGTGGGGCAGCAGGCCAAGGTGACCCTCTCCTACGATCCCGAGACCCAGCTAACCGGCACCGTAGGATTTATTTATCCCACCCTTGATCCTCAAACCCGGACCGCCAAGGTACGATTTGAGGTGAAGAATCCCCAAGAAACACTCAAGCCCGGGATGTATGCCAACGTCAACCTTACCGTTCCCTTAGGTACCCAGTTGGCTATCCCCCGCGATGCCGTGCTGAAAACGGGGGAACGACAGATTGTATTTATTCACCATGGAGGAGGCACACTGGAATGGCGAAATGTCACGCTTGGCGTACAAACGGATGATTGGGTTGAAGTTCTGGAGGGTGTCAAAGAAGGAGACCACATCGTGACCTCCGCTAACTTCCTAATTGATTCCGAAAGCCAATTAAAATCCGCCGTGCGGGGCATGGTAGGCATGAAACATTAA